The following coding sequences lie in one Xiphophorus maculatus strain JP 163 A chromosome 4, X_maculatus-5.0-male, whole genome shotgun sequence genomic window:
- the LOC102221871 gene encoding cyclin-dependent kinase inhibitor 1B-like: protein MNIGCRESVCRNLFGPVDHDQLRQDFQLKLKEMMSQDSQRWNFNFQSEMPQLGRFQWEKILAGRAASFYQESPQPVVEVNSPRTEDDGSESNNDELLGTNQDNYLSVSNTLKRPAERMPRRRKRSLSKPVAKSNDARITDYFAKRRRSVEAKSIVTPISTRKLCAGQ, encoded by the exons ATGAATATCGGATGCAGAGAGTCTGTTTGCAGGAACCTCTTCGGTCCAGTGGACCACGACCAGCTGCGTCAGGACTTCCAGCTGAAACTGAAGGAGATGATGTCGCAGGACAGCCAGCGTTGGAACTTCAACTTCCAATCTGAGATGCCACAGCTTGGCAGATTTCAGTGGGAGAAAATACTAGCAGGTCGTGCTGCCTCTTTCTATCAGGAGTCCCCACAGCCAGTGGTTGAAGTTAATTCTCCAAGAACTGAGGACGATGGTAGTGAGAGCAATAATGATGAACTCCTTGGCACAAACCAAGACAACTATTTAAGTGTGTCCAACACACTGAAGCGTCCTGCTGAAAGAATGCCTAGAAGAAGGAAGAGATCACTCTCCAAACCTGTAGCAAAGTCCAATGATGCAAGAATTACAG ATTACTTTGCAAAGAGAAGACGGTCAGTAGAAGCTAAGAGCATCGTCACACCAATTTCAACAAGGAAACTCTGTGCCGGACAATAA